One region of Limnospira fusiformis SAG 85.79 genomic DNA includes:
- a CDS encoding diguanylate cyclase translates to MSHLHRWLQSIKRRFKYCWLALFIGAIATLAVLLIWHKLYIREQRHFAQLVQQQANSIQSILNRELSSHIVSLNRIAKRWELSNGTSREFWEADVSNYLDDTHGYQAILWVDPSFIVRWIVPLEGNEQVQDMDWTQEPRRRISLQVARDLNQIILSKHISLVQGGEGFLVIIPLFVNERHDGFIVGVFEFTSFFDGILPLSPLYTIQIYDRGDLVYSNGDFSESPFQKTSIVRAYGADWTVQISPQPAWIEEEKSPLPTLVLSAGLIIVGTMALTVYLGQYAWRYAGKTQKINQQLQNEIIHRQQIEAILLDSQRQYQTLIENSPDIIQRFDTSFKHIYVSPILSQLTEIPLQTWIGKTCRDLPFSAAMAENWEAAANRLLTTGEKQIIEFEAETVNGWRYFEMAIVPEINQGKNLTSILCISRDVTDRKQAETSLKLSQAKFEALVTNMPGMVYSYCPQNSQNLPFFQFVSHHCFDIFELEANTILADINSLINLIHPDDLPSLRESMQQSLQEFLPWYWQGRVITNSGKVKWVECNAQPQSTPEGNIWHGIVFDITARKKYEENLRRFQGIVATTAEAIALINRDYIYQIVNQTYANLTGKSEDFIIGNIIENVLGKQIFNEIVKPLFDRCLAGEIVRYEAWLSFPGEPRFIGATYSPILQPDGTVNEVIVTVRDLTSLKQAELAIQQQSERQDILSKVTNRIRRSLHVQDILNTTVVEVSKFLGNDIVLVCKFQLNWSYEIIAHSRELSRDSDLLFCAIDPVMTIKIDQIILEIAQSCRTGKINASVERWQKFQGPTHLIFPIWLEAEQLWGLLIAYFSSEDNNYKPAEIDMLKQLTEQLAIAIQQGELYHQLQIAHEELEKVYNLDSLTGIANRRHFDHILQQEWLQLQREKQPLSIIMCDIDYFKCYNDTYGHIAGDKCLQRVANAIKNSLKRPRDLVARYGGEEFVILLPNTPIEGGLEISQQIQEAVFKLNMQPGAIPANFQRVTVSMGIASKIPSHKQSPTQLLFDADRALYQAKNNGRNQYVIANYPEHNSH, encoded by the coding sequence TTGTCACATTTACATCGATGGTTACAGTCCATTAAGAGGCGATTTAAATACTGCTGGTTAGCTTTATTCATTGGTGCGATCGCCACTCTCGCCGTGCTGCTGATTTGGCACAAACTCTACATCCGAGAGCAACGGCATTTTGCACAACTGGTGCAACAACAAGCCAACAGTATCCAGTCTATCCTCAATCGAGAGTTATCCAGCCACATTGTATCCCTAAATCGTATCGCCAAGCGTTGGGAACTCAGTAATGGCACTTCCCGAGAATTTTGGGAAGCTGATGTCAGCAACTATTTAGATGATACTCATGGCTATCAAGCCATACTCTGGGTAGATCCATCTTTTATCGTCCGTTGGATAGTTCCTTTAGAGGGAAACGAACAAGTCCAGGATATGGATTGGACACAAGAACCCCGTCGCCGAATTAGTTTACAAGTAGCCAGAGACCTCAATCAGATTATCCTGAGTAAACATATTTCATTAGTTCAGGGTGGCGAGGGATTTCTAGTAATTATTCCTTTGTTTGTGAATGAGCGCCATGATGGGTTTATTGTGGGAGTCTTTGAATTTACATCTTTCTTTGATGGGATTTTGCCCCTATCTCCCTTGTATACGATTCAAATATATGACCGTGGGGATTTAGTTTATAGCAATGGTGATTTCTCAGAATCTCCCTTTCAAAAAACCTCAATTGTCCGCGCCTATGGAGCCGATTGGACAGTCCAAATTTCTCCGCAACCTGCTTGGATTGAAGAGGAAAAATCTCCCCTTCCTACCCTGGTTTTATCAGCAGGTTTAATCATAGTTGGGACTATGGCACTCACCGTCTATTTAGGTCAATATGCTTGGCGTTATGCTGGCAAAACCCAAAAAATTAACCAGCAACTGCAAAATGAAATCATCCACAGACAGCAAATAGAAGCCATCCTCCTAGACTCCCAAAGACAATATCAAACCCTCATCGAAAATTCCCCGGATATTATTCAACGCTTTGATACCAGTTTTAAACATATTTATGTCAGTCCCATTTTAAGCCAATTAACCGAAATTCCTCTACAGACTTGGATTGGCAAAACTTGCCGGGATTTGCCATTTTCGGCAGCCATGGCTGAGAATTGGGAGGCGGCGGCGAATCGGTTATTAACAACTGGTGAAAAACAGATTATTGAATTTGAAGCTGAGACAGTTAATGGTTGGCGCTATTTTGAAATGGCGATCGTCCCAGAAATTAACCAAGGCAAAAATCTTACATCTATCCTTTGTATTTCCAGAGATGTAACTGACCGTAAACAAGCCGAAACCTCCCTAAAACTTAGTCAAGCCAAGTTTGAAGCATTGGTAACTAATATGCCGGGAATGGTCTATAGTTACTGTCCGCAAAACTCCCAAAACCTGCCTTTTTTTCAATTTGTGAGTCATCACTGCTTTGATATCTTTGAATTAGAAGCTAATACTATTCTGGCAGACATCAATTCTCTGATTAACTTAATCCACCCAGATGATTTACCGTCTTTGCGTGAATCAATGCAACAATCTTTGCAGGAATTTTTACCCTGGTATTGGCAAGGTCGGGTTATTACTAATTCGGGAAAAGTTAAGTGGGTAGAATGTAATGCTCAACCCCAATCAACCCCAGAAGGTAATATTTGGCATGGCATTGTTTTTGATATTACTGCACGCAAAAAATATGAAGAAAATCTGCGGCGTTTCCAGGGTATTGTCGCCACGACTGCGGAAGCGATCGCCTTAATTAATCGGGATTATATTTACCAAATTGTTAATCAAACCTACGCCAATTTAACCGGAAAATCCGAGGATTTTATTATTGGCAATATCATAGAAAATGTATTAGGTAAACAGATTTTTAATGAAATAGTTAAGCCTCTATTTGATAGATGTCTAGCCGGAGAAATAGTCCGCTATGAAGCCTGGTTAAGTTTTCCGGGAGAACCCAGGTTTATCGGAGCCACCTATTCCCCGATTTTGCAACCTGATGGCACAGTAAATGAAGTGATTGTCACTGTCCGAGATTTAACCTCATTAAAACAGGCAGAACTTGCCATTCAACAACAATCTGAGAGACAGGATATCTTATCAAAAGTCACCAATAGAATCAGGCGATCGCTCCATGTTCAGGATATCCTTAATACCACCGTTGTCGAAGTCTCCAAATTTCTGGGAAATGACATAGTTTTAGTTTGCAAATTCCAGTTAAATTGGAGTTATGAAATCATCGCTCATTCTAGGGAACTATCTAGGGACTCTGACCTACTTTTTTGTGCAATAGATCCGGTCATGACTATCAAAATTGACCAAATAATTTTGGAAATTGCCCAATCTTGTCGCACCGGAAAAATTAATGCTTCTGTGGAAAGGTGGCAAAAATTTCAAGGACCGACTCATTTAATCTTCCCCATTTGGTTAGAAGCCGAGCAACTTTGGGGACTACTTATCGCTTATTTTTCCTCAGAAGATAACAACTATAAACCCGCAGAAATCGATATGCTGAAACAACTAACAGAACAGTTAGCGATCGCCATTCAACAAGGCGAACTATATCATCAGCTTCAGATAGCCCATGAGGAACTCGAGAAAGTCTACAATCTCGATTCTCTGACCGGAATCGCTAACCGCCGCCATTTTGATCATATTTTACAGCAGGAATGGTTACAACTGCAACGGGAAAAACAACCCCTATCAATAATCATGTGTGATATTGATTATTTTAAGTGTTATAATGACACTTATGGACACATTGCCGGGGATAAATGCCTGCAAAGGGTAGCTAATGCCATCAAAAATTCCCTGAAACGACCGAGGGATTTAGTCGCCCGTTATGGTGGCGAAGAATTTGTGATTTTATTACCCAACACACCCATAGAAGGTGGTCTAGAAATTAGCCAACAAATACAGGAAGCTGTGTTCAAGTTAAATATGCAGCCCGGCGCAATTCCTGCTAACTTCCAACGGGTGACTGTGAGTATGGGAATTGCCAGTAAAATTCCCAGCCACAAACAATCACCAACCCAACTTCTTTTTGATGCCGATCGCGCCCTTTACCAAGCCAAAAACAATGGCAGAAACCAATATGTGATCGCGAATTACCCAGAACACAATAGCCACTAA
- a CDS encoding transglutaminase TgpA family protein, translating into MTADIPIFSQLWRRIEAIPQPEPEDSLLLRIFVQLLVVVGIIATDVAIEEPLNLWAIPVSLVGATWSWFRRRHRNVPIKFCIAIGMLVAMAVFFSRLVLELIDTRIVLAQLLINLQVLHSFDLPRRKDLGYSMVIGLILMGVAGTLSQTLTFGPVILVFLALSLPTLILDYRSRLGLEKLNPSEASSPKLRIPSNLNFKFLGVSFLAIVALGLVIFALLPRFPGYQLRNFPMSSPIQMPRGEFDGRQIFNPGYTGDSGDGTGSGIGQNQESGAGVLDEVQYYGFNTRINQNLRGNLRPQVVLRVRSQARGFFRVIGFDKYTGQGWEISRNDQVETVQRTWWSYLFNLFPPPTQARTREVIQSYTAVIQLPNLIPALKQAKQLYFPTEEIAIDREGTLRSPLMLREGLTYTVISRVPYRNRTQLGQASTDYTQAIRDYYLQVPDEIRDRVRQRTEEILAARNQSNPEQQALTSPYEIALYLAQYLKQSPVYKLQEDPPFLRPDEDLVEAFLFGYKDSPEGEIIRGGYPDHFATVLTIMLRSIGIPARLTAGFEPGEFNPFTGLYVIKNTDAHAMTEVYFPEYGWFAFNPIPGMDLIPPSIEENQTFSALRAFWNWVAGWLPSPVTNSLQRILATIFGALDTVVGWFIDLFTRGWVGLFTATITLSGVGFLSWLLWDGWKNWRERRRLAKLPPEERLYQKLLALLAQRGYPKHPAQTPVEYAEAIANQCSVDEAEAISEVCQTYVHWRYGRRNTNLTQLQQLVKNLEKAGIKRFQQRYRRR; encoded by the coding sequence ATGACAGCCGATATCCCTATCTTCAGTCAATTGTGGCGACGGATCGAAGCAATACCTCAACCTGAGCCAGAGGACTCACTTCTGCTCCGCATTTTCGTGCAGTTATTGGTGGTTGTGGGCATTATTGCTACTGATGTGGCGATCGAGGAGCCACTAAATCTATGGGCGATCCCTGTCAGTTTGGTGGGGGCGACCTGGAGTTGGTTTCGTCGTCGTCATCGTAATGTGCCAATTAAATTTTGTATTGCTATTGGTATGTTGGTAGCAATGGCGGTTTTTTTCAGTCGTCTAGTGCTGGAGTTGATCGATACCAGGATTGTTTTGGCACAACTGTTAATTAATTTGCAGGTTCTCCATAGCTTTGATCTGCCCCGACGCAAGGATCTGGGCTATTCGATGGTCATTGGCTTGATTTTAATGGGGGTGGCTGGTACTCTTAGCCAAACTTTGACTTTTGGGCCGGTGATTTTGGTGTTTTTGGCGCTCTCGTTGCCAACTTTAATCTTAGATTACCGTTCCCGGTTGGGATTGGAAAAGTTGAACCCCTCGGAGGCTAGTTCTCCTAAATTGAGGATTCCTTCTAACTTGAATTTCAAGTTTTTGGGGGTTAGCTTTCTGGCTATTGTGGCTTTGGGATTGGTGATTTTTGCCCTTCTCCCTCGGTTTCCTGGCTATCAACTGCGGAACTTTCCGATGAGTTCCCCTATTCAAATGCCACGAGGGGAATTTGATGGCAGACAAATTTTTAACCCTGGTTATACGGGGGATTCTGGAGATGGCACGGGGTCGGGAATTGGACAAAATCAGGAGTCGGGGGCGGGTGTTTTAGATGAGGTTCAATATTATGGTTTTAACACTCGGATTAATCAGAATCTTAGGGGAAATTTAAGGCCGCAGGTTGTGCTGAGGGTTCGATCGCAGGCGCGGGGATTTTTTCGGGTGATCGGCTTTGATAAGTACACGGGTCAGGGATGGGAAATTTCCCGTAATGACCAGGTAGAAACTGTCCAACGCACTTGGTGGTCCTATCTGTTTAATCTGTTTCCGCCACCGACACAGGCTAGAACTAGGGAGGTGATCCAAAGTTATACGGCGGTGATTCAATTACCTAATTTAATCCCGGCTTTAAAACAGGCTAAACAATTGTATTTCCCGACTGAGGAAATTGCGATCGACCGAGAGGGAACTTTGCGATCGCCTTTGATGTTGCGGGAGGGATTAACCTATACGGTGATTTCCAGAGTCCCCTATCGTAACCGCACCCAGTTGGGTCAAGCCTCCACTGACTACACACAAGCTATTCGTGATTACTATTTGCAGGTTCCTGATGAAATTCGGGACAGGGTGCGACAAAGAACCGAGGAGATTTTGGCGGCGCGGAATCAATCCAACCCTGAGCAACAAGCCTTAACATCTCCCTATGAAATAGCCCTTTATTTAGCTCAATACTTAAAACAAAGCCCCGTTTATAAACTACAAGAAGACCCGCCTTTTTTGAGACCTGATGAGGATTTGGTGGAGGCGTTTTTGTTTGGCTATAAAGATAGTCCAGAGGGAGAAATTATCAGAGGCGGTTATCCAGATCACTTTGCGACGGTGTTAACCATTATGTTGCGTTCTATTGGCATTCCGGCGCGACTAACGGCGGGTTTTGAACCGGGTGAGTTTAACCCATTTACGGGGTTATATGTGATTAAAAATACTGATGCTCATGCGATGACGGAGGTTTATTTTCCTGAATATGGTTGGTTTGCTTTTAATCCCATTCCGGGGATGGATTTAATCCCGCCTTCTATTGAGGAAAATCAGACTTTTAGTGCGCTGAGGGCTTTTTGGAATTGGGTGGCGGGATGGCTACCTTCTCCGGTAACAAATAGTTTACAGAGGATATTGGCGACTATTTTCGGGGCGTTGGATACGGTTGTCGGCTGGTTTATCGATCTGTTTACTAGGGGGTGGGTTGGCTTGTTTACGGCGACGATAACTTTATCTGGTGTCGGGTTCCTAAGTTGGTTGCTGTGGGATGGATGGAAAAATTGGCGCGAGAGGCGACGCTTGGCTAAATTACCCCCGGAAGAAAGACTATATCAAAAACTGTTGGCATTATTAGCCCAACGGGGTTATCCGAAACATCCCGCCCAAACTCCGGTGGAGTATGCAGAGGCGATCGCTAATCAATGTTCTGTTGATGAAGCTGAGGCGATATCAGAAGTTTGTCAAACTTATGTGCATTGGCGATATGGACGCAGAAACACTAATTTAACTCAACTGCAACAGTTAGTTAAAAACTTGGAAAAAGCCGGGATTAAGCGATTTCAGCAACGATACAGACGCAGATAG
- the hetZ gene encoding heterocyst differentiation protein HetZ — translation MGEICQSHKIFQRLSGELKQATQASEQNCQDIAWRLTEEAIRICTESQRIQASGDVETWAMTLAQHRLQQCLHYYKLRSKQAPLELHSTLSAIIYRYITPRQVQSSYHARLELIRDFLQGFYVESLNAFRKENQIPADYRPQTLLELAEYLAFTERYGKRRIPLARGRSQQLIILRSQTFSQQQPREAFVDLDQAAEGGIQDSDQTWNDSSVQEVRAAMVAESNEPELESLRQTVVEELIEYLEENNQKDCADYFTLRMQDLPTREIEAILGLTPRQRDYLQQRFKYHLLRFALSHRWELVHQWLEADLDRNLGLLPHQWEDFQSQLSQDQKDLLRLKQKGLSDHAIAENLGCKATQVQKRWFKVLELAWDLRNRSVSGASASTDE, via the coding sequence ATGGGGGAAATCTGCCAGAGCCATAAAATTTTTCAACGGTTGTCCGGTGAGCTAAAACAGGCCACCCAGGCATCTGAGCAGAACTGTCAGGATATCGCTTGGCGCTTAACAGAAGAAGCAATTCGGATCTGTACAGAAAGCCAGCGCATCCAAGCCTCGGGGGATGTGGAGACTTGGGCGATGACACTCGCACAGCATCGCTTACAACAATGTCTTCACTATTATAAACTCAGGTCAAAGCAGGCACCGTTGGAACTCCACAGCACTCTCAGTGCCATTATCTATCGATATATCACACCGCGCCAGGTTCAATCAAGTTATCACGCTAGATTGGAACTGATTAGGGACTTTTTACAGGGGTTTTATGTTGAATCACTAAATGCCTTCCGCAAGGAAAACCAAATTCCGGCCGATTATCGTCCCCAGACATTACTGGAACTAGCGGAATATCTAGCCTTTACGGAACGATATGGAAAACGGCGTATTCCTCTCGCCCGAGGTCGTAGTCAACAATTAATCATTCTACGATCGCAGACATTTTCTCAACAACAACCCAGAGAAGCGTTTGTGGATCTTGATCAAGCCGCAGAAGGTGGGATACAGGATTCTGATCAAACCTGGAACGACTCATCTGTACAAGAGGTGCGAGCCGCCATGGTGGCTGAGTCCAACGAACCAGAACTAGAATCCCTACGCCAAACGGTTGTGGAAGAGTTAATCGAATATCTTGAGGAAAACAATCAAAAAGACTGCGCCGATTATTTCACCTTGCGAATGCAAGATTTGCCAACTCGAGAGATAGAGGCGATTTTGGGGCTAACCCCTCGCCAACGGGATTATCTTCAACAGCGATTTAAATATCATTTGTTGCGATTTGCTTTGAGTCATCGTTGGGAATTGGTGCATCAGTGGTTAGAAGCGGATTTAGATCGCAATTTGGGTTTACTCCCCCACCAGTGGGAGGATTTCCAGAGTCAACTTAGCCAAGATCAAAAGGATTTGCTAAGGTTAAAGCAAAAGGGGCTATCTGATCATGCGATCGCCGAAAATCTAGGTTGCAAGGCGACTCAAGTACAAAAGCGGTGGTTTAAAGTTTTGGAATTAGCCTGGGATCTTAGAAATCGTTCAGTGTCCGGAGCTAGTGCATCTACTGATGAATAA
- a CDS encoding CHASE3 domain-containing protein, translating to MKINQVIYLGFSAIFLLVGISTLVEEWQQRTLDQSFKLVVHTYEVKLNLQDIYKNLVDAESSQRGFIITKDQGFLEPYYSANTKIEGNLDTLSQLLQGNSIQTQRLTNLQNLTNQKLALLEQTINSVRSGESEQFLAWVNSGIGKQLMDNIRSEINRMIEEEQNLLIDRNERYQVFENLAIIINWGNFLLVITIGSITSFIVIRVIMNPIQQVTQVLATSSAEIAVATEQQQRLASSQAVSINQTTNAIQQISEGAKQSAEDADHALGKAQQVLDISEHGNQVVQQNLASIAELTNNVENISEQIEVLRQHTAEISTISNLVSSLANQTNILALNASVEAVRAGEAGRGFGLVALEVRKLSDQSRNSAREIDNLVGLIQNSLKSTIEAAQKGTENVKVGMKMTENTANVFVEVADGIKNVVASNQKIAQISEQQAIAIQQIVTATNAINHAAVETASGIQQTQVGTQNLNQAAHTLRVLV from the coding sequence ATGAAAATTAATCAAGTAATATATCTAGGATTTAGTGCAATTTTTTTATTAGTCGGCATCAGTACCTTAGTGGAAGAGTGGCAACAAAGAACTCTAGATCAATCCTTTAAGTTGGTAGTTCATACCTACGAAGTTAAGCTGAATTTGCAGGATATTTACAAAAATTTGGTCGATGCAGAAAGCTCTCAAAGGGGATTCATTATTACCAAAGACCAAGGTTTTTTGGAACCCTATTATTCAGCTAATACAAAAATCGAGGGTAATTTAGACACTTTATCTCAATTGCTGCAAGGTAATTCCATACAAACCCAGAGATTAACCAATCTTCAAAACTTAACTAACCAAAAATTGGCGCTACTTGAACAAACCATAAATTCAGTTAGATCCGGAGAATCAGAACAATTTTTAGCCTGGGTTAATTCGGGAATTGGTAAGCAACTTATGGATAATATTCGCAGTGAAATTAATAGGATGATTGAGGAGGAACAAAATTTATTGATTGACCGAAATGAGCGTTATCAAGTATTCGAAAATTTAGCAATAATCATTAATTGGGGTAATTTTTTGCTGGTAATCACCATTGGCTCTATAACTAGCTTTATTGTGATTCGTGTGATTATGAATCCTATTCAACAAGTTACACAGGTTCTGGCTACCTCCTCAGCAGAAATTGCCGTGGCTACTGAACAACAGCAGAGACTAGCCAGCAGTCAAGCTGTTTCCATTAATCAAACTACTAATGCTATTCAACAAATTAGCGAAGGGGCTAAACAATCAGCGGAGGATGCTGATCACGCTTTAGGAAAGGCTCAACAGGTTTTAGACATCAGTGAACATGGCAATCAAGTAGTCCAACAAAACTTGGCAAGTATTGCTGAATTAACTAATAATGTCGAAAATATCTCAGAACAAATTGAGGTTTTGAGACAGCATACGGCGGAAATAAGCACTATATCGAATTTGGTATCTAGTTTAGCTAATCAGACAAATATATTGGCTCTGAATGCCTCTGTTGAAGCTGTGCGTGCGGGAGAAGCCGGTCGCGGATTTGGTTTGGTGGCGCTGGAGGTTCGTAAGTTATCAGACCAAAGCCGAAACTCAGCTAGGGAGATTGATAATTTGGTTGGTCTGATTCAAAATTCCCTGAAATCTACCATTGAAGCTGCACAAAAGGGAACAGAAAACGTTAAGGTGGGTATGAAAATGACGGAAAATACTGCTAATGTATTTGTAGAGGTGGCTGATGGCATTAAAAATGTGGTCGCGAGTAATCAAAAAATTGCTCAAATCTCTGAACAACAGGCGATCGCTATTCAGCAAATTGTCACAGCTACCAATGCTATTAATCATGCAGCAGTGGAAACCGCTAGTGGCATTCAACAAACCCAAGTCGGTACTCAAAACCTGAATCAGGCGGCCCATACTCTCCGGGTTTTGGTATAA
- the sds gene encoding solanesyl diphosphate synthase: protein MTSRTLLFSTVEADLKLLTDNLKQLVGARHPILYAAAEHLFSVQGKRVRPAIVLLISRATMPDHEIIPKHRRLAEITEMIHTASLVHDDVVDESELRRGVPTVHSLFNNRVAVLAGDFLFAQSSWYLANLDNLEVVKLLSQVIMDLAEGEIQQGLNRFDTSLSIEAYLEKSYYKTASLIANSSKAAGLLSGVSAELAEDLYKYGRNIGLAFQIVDDILDFTGSTESLGKPAASDLKSGNLTAPTLFALAEKPFLETLIDREFAQDGDLEQAIALIQESSGIEKSRELAIHHAQVAVEHIKQLPPSESRQALVELGDYVVSRIY from the coding sequence ATGACCTCTCGCACTCTTCTATTTTCGACCGTTGAAGCAGACCTAAAACTGCTAACCGATAACCTGAAACAACTGGTGGGCGCTCGTCACCCGATCCTGTATGCAGCAGCAGAGCATTTATTTAGCGTACAGGGAAAACGGGTGCGTCCGGCGATCGTGCTGCTAATATCTAGGGCAACCATGCCCGATCACGAAATCATACCTAAGCACCGCCGTCTGGCTGAAATCACAGAAATGATCCATACTGCTAGTTTGGTTCATGATGACGTGGTGGATGAATCAGAACTGCGGCGGGGTGTCCCGACAGTTCACAGTTTGTTTAATAACCGGGTGGCGGTTTTAGCCGGAGACTTCCTATTTGCCCAGTCCTCCTGGTATTTAGCCAACCTGGATAACTTAGAGGTAGTTAAACTTCTGTCACAGGTGATCATGGATCTGGCAGAGGGAGAAATTCAACAGGGACTAAATCGATTTGACACTAGCTTGTCCATTGAAGCCTATCTCGAAAAGAGTTACTACAAGACAGCATCTTTAATCGCCAATAGCTCTAAGGCGGCTGGTCTGTTAAGTGGAGTGTCAGCAGAACTAGCAGAAGATTTGTATAAATATGGTCGTAATATTGGCTTGGCGTTTCAAATTGTCGATGATATTTTAGACTTTACAGGTTCGACGGAATCTCTAGGTAAACCGGCTGCTTCGGATCTCAAAAGCGGAAACCTGACAGCCCCGACGCTGTTTGCTTTGGCAGAAAAGCCTTTTCTGGAAACTCTGATCGATCGCGAATTTGCTCAAGATGGGGACTTGGAACAGGCGATCGCCTTAATTCAAGAAAGTTCTGGGATTGAGAAATCCCGAGAACTCGCCATCCACCACGCCCAAGTCGCCGTAGAACATATCAAGCAGTTACCCCCTTCGGAGTCTCGTCAAGCTCTGGTGGAATTAGGGGACTATGTGGTGAGTAGAATATACTGA
- a CDS encoding RNA-guided endonuclease InsQ/TnpB family protein, with translation MRIYPSPELNQVWRKWLAACRYCYNQAIALSRSGKRLSKLKLRNKVMQSDLPEWVKETPCHIRQNAIFDAYQALTASPDARFRSCRDSSQGIKFNNTNFSSGSWYPRLTKGLTFMVSEAIPKTCGQGTQLVFTKGRWLAIFPEPVAVTTTDATGVIALDPGVRTFITGFDGSRFLELGSGDIGRITRLCQHLDDLMSRIAKEPCRSRRRRMRQAAQRMRTKIRNLVDEAHKQIAHYLTHNYSIIFLPTFETSDMVAKVKRLIRSKTARAMLTWAHYRFKLTLRHQAEITGTTVVDVTEEYTSKTCTHCGHVHSQLGGSKVFRCPECGFTLPRDWNGAFGIFLKALRDTASVTLTGNSAIVALSGNSRINVA, from the coding sequence ATCCGGATTTACCCCAGCCCAGAGCTAAATCAAGTCTGGCGTAAATGGCTGGCTGCTTGTCGGTATTGCTACAACCAAGCAATTGCATTATCTAGGAGTGGTAAACGACTAAGCAAGTTAAAGTTACGCAATAAAGTGATGCAGAGTGACTTACCCGAATGGGTCAAAGAAACACCCTGCCACATTCGGCAAAATGCCATCTTTGATGCCTATCAGGCTTTGACCGCCAGTCCTGATGCCAGGTTTAGAAGTTGTCGTGACAGCTCTCAAGGGATTAAGTTCAATAATACTAATTTCTCTTCAGGGAGTTGGTATCCAAGACTAACGAAAGGATTAACTTTCATGGTTTCCGAAGCTATCCCTAAAACTTGCGGGCAAGGGACTCAGTTGGTGTTTACCAAAGGTCGATGGTTGGCGATTTTCCCTGAACCAGTTGCCGTTACCACAACTGACGCTACTGGCGTGATTGCATTAGACCCGGGTGTCCGAACTTTCATAACTGGGTTTGATGGCTCTCGATTTCTGGAATTGGGCTCCGGGGATATAGGACGCATTACTAGGCTATGTCAACATTTGGATGATTTGATGAGCCGAATCGCCAAGGAACCCTGTCGTTCAAGAAGGCGACGGATGAGGCAAGCGGCTCAACGAATGAGAACTAAAATCCGGAATTTAGTGGATGAGGCCCACAAACAAATTGCTCACTACTTGACTCATAACTACAGTATAATTTTTCTGCCGACCTTCGAGACTTCCGATATGGTTGCCAAGGTGAAGCGTCTAATCAGGTCTAAGACTGCCCGAGCCATGCTGACATGGGCGCATTATCGATTCAAACTAACCCTGAGACATCAAGCCGAGATAACTGGAACCACAGTTGTAGATGTGACCGAAGAATACACCAGCAAAACCTGTACTCACTGTGGTCATGTGCATTCCCAGCTAGGTGGCTCAAAAGTGTTCCGATGTCCTGAGTGCGGGTTCACTCTACCCAGGGACTGGAACGGTGCTTTTGGAATCTTTCTAAAAGCTTTGCGGGATACCGCCTCTGTTACCTTAACGGGTAATAGTGCTATCGTCGCATTGTCAGGCAATAGCCGGATAAATGTCGCGTAA
- a CDS encoding 7-carboxy-7-deazaguanine synthase QueE has translation MITIPVHETFQQTIQGEGYWAGTPVDFIRLAGCPVGCPWCDTGYADGGKGLPRNMRSFDELLAELVSPRVVISGGEPFIYPQLPDLVRVLEETGRQVSIETSGAFWQDVSDLCWITLSPKEHISPRYPVVSQMWRRASEIKLVIDVGDELEFYRSRLAENSTIPVFLQPQWTDIDRTLPLVLAKLKQFPGYRLSVQLHKYIGVE, from the coding sequence ATGATTACAATTCCAGTACATGAGACTTTTCAGCAAACCATCCAAGGGGAGGGTTATTGGGCGGGAACTCCTGTAGATTTTATTCGGTTGGCGGGGTGTCCGGTGGGTTGCCCTTGGTGTGACACCGGATATGCTGATGGCGGGAAAGGTTTACCCCGGAATATGCGTAGCTTTGATGAACTGTTGGCGGAGTTGGTGTCGCCCAGGGTGGTAATTTCTGGGGGTGAACCGTTTATATATCCTCAGTTACCTGATTTGGTGAGGGTATTAGAAGAAACTGGGAGGCAGGTTTCTATTGAGACATCGGGGGCGTTTTGGCAAGATGTTTCTGATCTATGCTGGATTACTCTGAGTCCCAAGGAACATATCAGCCCCCGTTATCCGGTGGTATCACAGATGTGGCGACGGGCTTCCGAAATTAAGTTGGTGATTGATGTGGGGGATGAGTTGGAGTTTTATCGATCCCGTTTGGCGGAAAATTCTACGATTCCGGTTTTTTTACAACCGCAGTGGACTGATATAGACCGCACTTTGCCTTTGGTATTGGCAAAATTAAAACAGTTTCCAGGTTATCGGCTTTCGGTTCAGCTTCATAAATATATTGGTGTGGAATAG